In the Salvia miltiorrhiza cultivar Shanhuang (shh) chromosome 8, IMPLAD_Smil_shh, whole genome shotgun sequence genome, atagtagttactccctccgtcccataaataaactatacgaagcatgacacagttcttttcggcacgtgaattaataaattgttattttgtgtgttaagtgtggtaggtgaaaaaatgaaaatgtgaataaatgataaattttttgtcatttttaaaaatgtgtcatgcttcgtgggacaaatcgaaaaggaaactgtgtcatgcttcgtgggatggagggagtactgaTTAGCTGTATTAGTTAATTTGAAGTGTTTTCTTGAGGGAGTCGTACGTGGTTTGTGTAAGTACGTTTTGGTTATAATTATAAATGCTTTATGATGATAATTTAATTTCTGGATCTAGACCAATAATCTTTTATCCTATATAAAGTGAATCGCCAGCTCAAAGAGACTATTGTAGTTAAGACACTATTTACTGATTATCAATCACTTTAGTTGGAATATTTACTTATTATGGTTGACCTATTAACTTGCAGCCAACTCACGTGGTCcgtgaatttatttatttttaataattcgTGAATTAATGCTACTTATTTGAATAGTACTTTACCTTTATTTTCCTAAGTATGTCAATTGTTAGTCTATTTAGTAAGGactattagtattattatacTTCAATACACCGCAAAAGAATATATGTGATTGGTCGAAAATTCGGATTCAAACATAAACGAAGCATAGTATTGaatatgataattttttattattaaattttagatTAGCACAATTGAATGAGATTGCATTTGACCAAGGCAATAATATTGTGGTAAAAGAGGATTTTTTGGGGGAGAATTTTCTATTTTGTCTATATATGTATGTAGGATCCTTGAAAAGAGGGGAAAATGCCACAAAATCGAGTGAAATGTGTTTGGCTTAACTCTTGCGGAATTTAGGGGATTCCGTATTATCCGTTTCCTTCCTTtcttggaattttttttttatatactccctccgttccacgagtcttgacacgttttcctttttgggccgtcccacgaatcttgacacgtttccttttttggcaataattattaccttctctcctactttatcacctttattatattctttctcctactttatcacctttattaccttctctctactattttatcaattttatactttattaattacacacttaaaacactaatctacaactccttaattcccgtgccgaacccaaacgtgtcaagactcgcgggacggagggagtaattatctGGATACCCCATAGGTTTAGAAAAATTACTGTGTGGCCCCTACATGATTGGATATTCGACATTATGCGTTGATGATGTTGATTGTTGATTGCTGAGATGAGCTATAAGATGATGGGTGATAAAGTAATTCAAGTTAAATTACCAAATCCAAATCTAATCTTTTGGCCAGTCCATCCATACCACATAacaaagataaattaattttgtattttgtcGTTTTGACATGTAttatcttttcctttttttttcatgaaaaagGTTGGTTTCAAAGTATTTTGGTGCATACCAGTTTTATTATCGTTTCATTTTTGGACAGAGTACTATTACCACGATATTTTCCATATTCAAATTTACCGTTTCTTGAAAGCAGTCATAAAAAGACAACAAAAACTGAACAATAGCAGTACGAAATGTTGAAAATTTAGAGAAATGGGCAAAGGAACTCACAAAAGCtcctttatctttttttttttctctgttGCATGGGAATTACTAAAAGCTAAGTTTTGTGTGGGGGTGGGGTCTAGTCATTGGCCCATTCCTCATATGATTTAAGACATGATTGAGTTGAGATATAGTTTCATATCCATTTATCCTCAATTTTTTAACGATCTTgtgtaggggtgagcattcggatttcggatcggatttttgcctgatccgatccgatccgaaaatccgaaattttcctaaaattcaatccgatccgaaccgtattatccgaaaattcgaatccgaaaatccgaaaaatttcggataaaatccgatccgaaccaaaaaatccgaaatgtgaaaaaattcgaaatgtcaaaaaaaaatccgaaaaccgaaaaaatccgaaaaatccgaaatagatgtcaacctaacatattagataattacaatcaaattaaggtcataattaacaagccattaattataatcaaccaaAATGGGAGTATAaggttagaatttagaaatatttaactatttaaaaactaataattatatatatttatttataatattataatattaattatattataaatataattcggatttcggattttttcggatttttaaggtgccaatccgatccgatccgaaaatccgaaatttgCTTAAActtcaatccgatccgatccgaaaatccgaaaaatccgaaccaaattttaaaattcggtttggttcggatcggatattcggatttcggatattttgctcacccctaatctTGTGTAACATTGTTAGGACAGCCTTGTCTTCTAGATTTCGAGCATTGACTGCTAAACTGCGACAACTATTAATAATCAATAATAGTGTTCTAATATTTTTAGTTAAAGTAAAGATGTTTTCAATCTTTGGTTGTAGTTCTTTAATTCTTGATGATCAATGTCTTGATGCCATGTCATTTAATCAGGTTTTATGCATCTGAAGTTGTGGCAGCTTTGGAGTACATTCACATGATGGGAATTGTATATCGCGATCTTAAGCCGGAGAACGTATTGGTACGATCAGACGGTCATATAATGCTGACTGATTTCGATCTCTCTTTGATGTGTGATGACTCTACGTCCACCCCTGCTCAAATAATATCAAGCCACAATCAGCCAAATGCACCGTCTTCGAGCGAGTACGCTATCGATGCTCTGCCCTTCCGCTCCGCCTCTTGCATCCTTCCAAATTGCATAGTTCCGTCCGTGTCGTGCTTTAACCCTAGGCGCAAGCGTAAGAAGAAGCCGGACCGCCACTCTGGACCCTCTTTTGTGGCCGAGCCGATAGATATCCGTTCGATGTCATTTGTCGGGACCCACGAGTACTTGGCCCCGGAGATAGTCTCTGGGGAAGGGCATGGTAGCGCGGTAGATTGGTGGACGATGGGGATATTCATTTATGAGTTATTCTATGGAGTGACGCCTTTTCGTGGAATGGACCATGAAATAACCCTAGCGAATATTATGGCTCGGGCGCTCGAGTTCCCTAAGGAGCCGGCCATACCTagcgcggccaaggacttgatGTCACAGTTGCTTGTGAAGGACCCGGCCCGACGTATGGGTTCGACCATGGGCGCGTCGGCCATCAAGAAGCACCCATTCTTCCATGGAGTCAATTGGGCGCTATTGAGATGTGCATCTCCACCTTTTATTCCTCCTCCATTTAAGAGAGATGTTGTAACTAATCAAGACAACATTGTCGACTATTACTAGCACAAAGATATTTTGCAATATGAATTCAATCTAGCTAATTAATTATTGTAGAAActattgcaatttttttttgctataaaaTCAATTTATCGTGCATAAATTGTTGTACTACTTGGCGGTCAATATTtgactatatatatttttattctattcgtccataaaaaaatatgataattttattagttttagAACTAGCGTTTACAAAAAATGTCATAATTTGGGAGAATGATAAAGTATATTTTTTAACATTAACTAAACATGTTGTTTATAGTTTTTGTGACTTAGACTTAACATTAACTTTATTTTTGTAAGACAATGACATTTTACGTAAATGTCTAACTTGTGAAACATTCTTACGAATTTTCCCATCTCATTGAGCCACTTGTGCACTAATCTTGTCAGGGGCGGCTGCCGGAGTGGTTGCTCTCCTaattaattttagaaaaaatttaatttgtagacaaaattatgtaattttcgGCTCTGCCTcattaattttatcatttttttggCGGACTATTTTCATGAATAATTGTGGCTATATTGATAGGAGTGGTTACGTCGACATATACTATgggatattattattatgagtcATGTAATAGTCACTTTACATGAGTACCTCTCGCATTTAAGTTtactttatattaatattattcttGGTTTTATACATTTAATGCGATTCCAATACCTCATCCTCCAcgattatttaaaataaaatacttcaCAAAAAGTTTATAATGATATTAGTTTTCTGATTAACTAATTATCACCTAGAATGTATTAATGAATCTTCCAACTCGTAAATCTTTTCATGATTTTACTTTTGAataattttcataaaatgtgTAATTCAAATCAAAAATATTTTCCACAAATATAGATCAAGATAATCTCATATCTGCCCATATATATTCTAGAATGTTGATGAGAAATTGTGATTTGGAATGAGGAATATTAGGCTGCAAAATGGATATAAAAGGGTAGCTTTCACGAATGTTTGTTTGAAATACATGTGGCGCCAACATTGAAAAGGACCCAAAAATTGCTCACAACAAATTAAccgcaaaaattaaaaaacactCGTTTGTTTGATAGCCCATGCTTTATTGCAATTATAGGGGGACAGAGGAAACTtcgttttctattttatttatatttatattttataaggcGTGACAGCTTAGTTTATTTGATCTAAGTCAATGCCTGTATTAATGTCTATCATATGTCGACAAAATGCATCTAAACAATATTTGATGCGACAACCATTACATCGGAAATCCACTAAAATTTTTGTGTGGTTGTTTGTTTATTCTTCAAGAGTTTCTATAGGTATATACAGCAAACAAGTTTACATATTCTGAATATTCAAAGATTAGATCATTCGACTTTGTAttgtatataaaatatgaaaatttttaataaagaaatttgCTTGTACATTTTGTACTTAAAAATGCCATTTCTGTTCGATTTCAGATTTCTTTTAGTAAATCCCATCAATACACCAAACCATGATACGTCATCTATGTATAATTAATGAGATGTCAAGAGCAATCCCCGTTTCGtctttaaacaaaataaaatcaaccattattttcgaaaacaaaaaaaaaattattaaagtatCTAAACcatattttttttgaggggaaAATAAAAATAGCCATTACTCAAGCAAAACATTGTTCAACGCAAAGGGAAGCACCCCAGAAGAAGTAAAAGACGAAAAATTAACTAAAGCAAACTTAGCAAGCCCATCAGCAATATCGTTTTCTTCGCGAGGCGTCCAGCTAAAAACCATCGTCCTCATCAAGTTCACCATATTAATAACAAAAGATATGTACCTAAAAATAAGATCAACCATTACTTTTCATATCCACAGTACTAGATATGTCGCTATAGAGTAATATAATAAAACtaacattaaatattttgtacATGCATATTGACATTTTATAAAATGACCAAAGCGTATTAATAGCAATTAAAATATATGGATATCTTCTATACTTACAAAGACATGACACACTGATGGAAATGTTATTCTCTTCTTGGACTTTTGGGCACCGTGTGTCACATTATTGGGCCTGAGGGCCCATGATGACCGGCCCATCATTATCACTAAATTCCGTGGTCcgaatttttctctttttattttgttctGCTTTTATTTccttcttcatttctttgttttgatgctttaatttttattttatttttaggtgGAAGAAGAACTTTATTTATGATATATCATGGTCAACAACGTCGGTAAGCCATTTCGGCAATACTAAAGTTCACACCATAGGCTGCTCTATATTCCTAGCAAATTGAGCTAAATAATGGGCGATTTGATTAACCGAtctaaaaatatgaaaaacacCTCTAAGCATGCACTCTCGTACGCCATAAAGAATCTCATTCACATCGTCCGGGAGTAGTAGGTTGTCCTCATTAGGGTTGGCCATGACGCGTGCCGCGAACATCGAATCAGTGAACACTTCCACCGGCCAGATCTCATGCTCAATACTAGCCATAATCATGTGCACCACAACCATTAAAGAGTTTGAGGGCAGGTTCATGAGTTTAGAGCAGGCTACTCTAATATTTCCTCTCTCATCCCGAATAATAATCCTTATGCCAACTTACTCTTCTCTCCGTCAAAAAGGGCATCAACGTTCACCTTGTACCATCCGTGCTTTGACGGCTTCCAGACTTTCTTCCCAAGTTTCAACTCTATGATTGCCTCTGTTGAGTAGGTTGGCGTGGCAGCCTTGTAAGAATCCCAATAGACCACACACTCCAGTTTCTGTGGCGACTCCATCGCTTATtctctttttaattttaatatttcgTTTGGACATGTTCTTAATGCTGTTTATTTCAGATAAAAAACTCTCAATGTAATCATGTTACATTTACAatgaatataaattaatttcgatctatatataaatgttaCGAGCATTTTGccttttaatataattaaagaaaaaaaactataatttttaaaatgatatacTTCCTCTGTCTCATTCAATACGATTTCTTATATTTTGACACGTATATTAAAAATGACTTGATTATGAATGAAATAGATGGCACCACCAACTCAACATAATGTTAAGCCACaaacttttttctattttgaaatTGGGTCATTAAAGTGACTTTTAAACCATATTAAATGGGACGGAAGAAGTACAACACAGAGTTGTTAACGAGTGAAAATTGCTAGGCCACGATTCCAAAATTGGAACTGTAATAAGCTGAACGGAGGTACTTGAGGGGTCGGTTAAAGATTGTCGGTTTCATATTGTTTGACCCTTATTTTCAGTTTTCTTTGGGTATTTTTTTTGTGATTCTACAAAGTTCAAACATAgatgaataaattattttaataaaataattaaatgtattgtAAAGAGATAAATGTTTCCACTTAGAATGTAGTTAATTGTATTATGAGTGAAAAAAAGAGTTCAtgataaaatgtaaaaatataaaaattgagaCATCCTAAAATGACACGAAAATACTACTCGAACGATCTTAATAGTACTAACTAAGTACTAACTAAATTTCAAAGGGGTGGAATTAAAAGTACCCACCCCCATAATATGTATATGAAAAATACTCACCCCCTTACTAGGGGGTGGGTAattttcatagacatattatgggggtgggtatttttatatatatacacaatttcAAATGTACAAAAAGATTAGTATTCCAAACCCCCAAAAAATTGTCCCTCAACACTAGCGTAGTAGTGAAATTCTATAACCCAAATTAAATCTTGAAGAAATCCACATATTTTGCCTAAAAGATTAAACCTTTGTAGCGCGGACGAATTCGAATCCAACTCCGTTGCTAGTAATCTCGAAGAGAAGAGAATGGAAGCCGCTCAGAATGACAACGGTGACTCCGCCGCCGCTGAGGAAGAGCCCATGGTTGGGCCCGGCCCGGCGCCTCGCGCCCGACCCAAACGCCCTCTGCAGTTCGAACAGGCCTATCTCGATTCGCTCCCCTCCGCCAACATGTATGTCCATGCCTGCGTCGTGTTAATTATTTGCGTATGTGGGGGTTTAGGGTTTGGGGTTTTGGTTTGAGGAGAAACAGAGTTTTGCCGTGTCGGGGAAAATGTGTGGTTATTCAAAAGAAAACTATGTTGGAATAATTTGTTTTTGAATTGAATGCAGGTATGAGAAGAGTTATATGCACCGCGATGTGGTTACGCATGTAGCTGTTTCGGCGGCTGAATTTTTCATAACTGGGAGTGCGGATGGTATGATATTCAGCTTAATTTTAGCTGCCCTGTAGTTACTTAGATGTTATTTTTTTGCTGCAAATTTGTGTTGCTAATTGAGTTCGGATACTTAGTTTGGACTTTGCTAGTGTTTGTAATTCATTTCCTTAAATAATGCCCGTTGATTCATGAAAACTACTAAATGGAAACTGTTGAAAAGTAAGTTATTGAAATTTTGGGACTTCGGTTGATTCATGAGAAAGAAAGAAGTGAAGGGGAAATAGAAATCATCTCCTCTCGTTGGACAGTTGGTCCTGCTGGCCTTCTGGTAAAGAAGTTTCCTACAGAAGCTTGTTCCAGACTTCTTCAAAAAATAGACATTTCCAGCAAAATAGGGACAGTAAAATCTGAGTTTGAATGATATTTTCATTTTGAAATTGTCATCGAATCAGGTCACTCTGACTTCTTTTTAAGTATAGCAAAGTTCAAACTGGCCATCAAC is a window encoding:
- the LOC131000187 gene encoding serine/threonine-protein kinase D6PKL1-like; translated protein: MDDIANDLDSMSFNSTTTTAATDIHRSTSSSSDWTSSSSAPNSKPYPSGSDSARRFPSVSLSDLRFLHRVGAGDIGSVYLAELKSPLPGKAPALFAAKVMDKKELASRNKEGRATTERDILEMLDHPFLPTLYAAIDSPKWSCLLTEFCPGGDLHVLRQRQPYKRFPDSAVRFYASEVVAALEYIHMMGIVYRDLKPENVLVRSDGHIMLTDFDLSLMCDDSTSTPAQIISSHNQPNAPSSSEYAIDALPFRSASCILPNCIVPSVSCFNPRRKRKKKPDRHSGPSFVAEPIDIRSMSFVGTHEYLAPEIVSGEGHGSAVDWWTMGIFIYELFYGVTPFRGMDHEITLANIMARALEFPKEPAIPSAAKDLMSQLLVKDPARRMGSTMGASAIKKHPFFHGVNWALLRCASPPFIPPPFKRDVVTNQDNIVDYY